Proteins encoded together in one Kitasatospora albolonga window:
- a CDS encoding TetR family transcriptional regulator, which yields MPEARAKKGAAEDGAAGKPADDGPGGTTGAARPRRRQARGEARIAQLLQAAANVFGSSGYTASSTNAIAREAGVSPGTLYQFFPNKEAIAVELGDRLLDRWRDTYGAAFTPSHITLPLDRMLDAVLDPLIAFNCENPAFFVLMHGSEIPGRITEEHDIVHATMLSRVEEILIGYLADIPTAQVHRVAEMAFMTFKAGLDLIMAHEGEEREAYIRELKTLIFRYLDPLIGDDSPHLAPHARQGDPA from the coding sequence GTGCCGGAGGCCAGAGCCAAAAAGGGCGCAGCAGAGGACGGAGCGGCCGGGAAACCCGCGGACGACGGGCCCGGCGGCACCACGGGGGCCGCCCGCCCGCGCCGCCGCCAGGCCCGCGGCGAAGCCCGTATCGCCCAACTCCTCCAGGCCGCCGCCAACGTCTTCGGCAGCAGCGGTTACACCGCGTCCAGCACCAACGCCATCGCCCGCGAGGCCGGTGTCTCGCCGGGCACGCTCTACCAGTTCTTCCCGAACAAGGAGGCCATCGCCGTCGAGCTCGGCGACCGGCTGCTCGACCGCTGGCGCGACACGTACGGAGCCGCCTTCACCCCGAGCCACATCACGCTGCCGCTCGACCGGATGCTGGACGCCGTCCTGGACCCGCTGATCGCGTTCAACTGCGAGAATCCCGCGTTCTTCGTCCTGATGCACGGCTCGGAGATCCCCGGCCGGATCACCGAGGAGCACGACATCGTGCACGCCACGATGCTGAGCCGGGTCGAGGAGATCCTCATCGGCTACCTCGCGGACATCCCCACCGCCCAGGTCCACCGGGTCGCCGAGATGGCGTTCATGACGTTCAAGGCCGGGCTCGACCTGATCATGGCCCACGAGGGCGAGGAGCGTGAGGCGTACATCCGCGAGCTGAAGACGCTCATCTTCCGTTACCTGGACCCCCTGATCGGCGACGACTCCCCCCACCTGGCTCCGCACGCACGGCAGGGCGACCCCGCCTGA
- a CDS encoding copper-binding protein, whose translation MTAETEPTTPSTGSCCSPTGSCHDGAADVRIEPTDSVTAVYEVKGMTCGHCEGAVSEEISALGGVTSVEAVAATGRVTVSSKAPLAEDAVRAAVDEAGYELVGRAA comes from the coding sequence ATGACCGCCGAGACCGAGCCCACCACCCCGTCCACCGGTTCCTGCTGCTCGCCCACCGGTTCCTGCCACGACGGCGCCGCCGACGTGCGGATCGAGCCGACGGACTCGGTCACCGCGGTGTACGAGGTGAAGGGCATGACCTGCGGCCACTGCGAGGGCGCCGTGTCGGAGGAGATCTCCGCGCTCGGGGGCGTGACGTCGGTCGAGGCCGTCGCCGCCACCGGCCGTGTCACCGTCTCCTCCAAGGCCCCGCTGGCCGAGGACGCCGTGCGCGCCGCCGTCGACGAGGCCGGTTACGAGCTCGTCGGCCGGGCCGCCTGA